From Micromonospora rhizosphaerae, the proteins below share one genomic window:
- a CDS encoding aminoglycoside phosphotransferase family protein, with protein sequence MSRTVTLVLVDHAGVPLGALPPYDLPEPWWQEVASVVAEARRRHGLDVAVLRLLAADRPEPPGGHVTYLGEVPGRPSVPLDPVSVDLSPEPLRAPWAEPGGPARSLAWATAELRRLGRPATVVAQQRAWNLSAIWRLDGDGGSAWLKQVPAFLRHEAAVLRWLGHAVPGTAPTLLADDGSGRMLLDHVPGDDRYEAGSDERAAIAADHHAIQLRAAGDVARLVAAGLPDRRGSALARWIRAALAPHDPSIVADLLTGLDARLEEVRRFGLPDTLVHGDLHPGNVRSDGERRVIIDWGDSFVGHPAFDILRLTETLDPATAGPLLEAWAARWRADVPGCDPERAVTLLRPVAALRLAAVFAMFLAGIEPSERPFHVNDVPACLDRAALTSFPEGQAAVRPLP encoded by the coding sequence GTGTCCCGCACCGTGACCCTCGTCCTGGTCGACCACGCCGGCGTGCCGCTGGGTGCCCTCCCGCCGTACGACCTGCCGGAGCCCTGGTGGCAGGAGGTGGCCTCGGTGGTCGCCGAGGCCCGGCGGCGGCACGGCCTCGACGTGGCGGTGCTACGGCTGCTCGCCGCCGACCGCCCCGAGCCGCCCGGCGGCCACGTCACCTACCTGGGTGAGGTGCCCGGGCGGCCGTCCGTGCCGCTGGATCCGGTGTCGGTGGACCTGTCGCCGGAACCGCTGCGCGCCCCCTGGGCCGAGCCGGGCGGCCCGGCCCGCAGCCTCGCCTGGGCCACCGCCGAGCTGCGCCGACTGGGCCGGCCGGCGACCGTCGTCGCGCAGCAGCGAGCCTGGAACCTGTCCGCCATCTGGCGGCTCGACGGCGACGGCGGCAGCGCCTGGCTCAAGCAGGTGCCGGCGTTCCTCCGGCACGAGGCCGCCGTGCTGCGCTGGCTCGGCCACGCGGTGCCCGGCACCGCACCGACCCTGCTCGCCGACGACGGATCCGGCCGGATGCTGCTCGACCACGTGCCCGGGGACGACCGGTACGAGGCCGGCAGCGACGAGCGGGCCGCCATCGCCGCCGACCACCACGCCATCCAGCTCCGCGCCGCCGGCGACGTGGCGCGGCTCGTCGCGGCCGGCTTACCCGATCGGCGGGGCTCGGCGCTGGCCCGCTGGATCCGCGCCGCGCTCGCCCCGCACGATCCCTCCATCGTGGCGGACCTGTTGACCGGGCTCGACGCCCGCCTCGAGGAGGTACGCCGCTTCGGGCTGCCCGACACCCTCGTGCACGGCGACCTGCACCCCGGCAACGTGCGGAGCGACGGCGAGCGGCGGGTCATCATCGACTGGGGTGACTCGTTCGTCGGCCACCCGGCGTTCGACATCCTGCGGCTCACCGAGACCCTCGACCCGGCGACGGCCGGGCCGCTGCTCGAGGCCTGGGCCGCCCGGTGGCGCGCGGACGTGCCCGGCTGCGACCCGGAGCGGGCGGTCACGCTGCTCCGCCCGGTCGCCGCGCTGCGCCTCGCCGCCGTCTTCGCCATGTTCCTCGCCGGCATCGAGCCGAGCGAACGGCCGTTCCACGTCAACGACGTGCCGGCCTGCCTGGACCGGGCTGCGCTGACCTCGTTCCCCGAGGGTCAGGCGGCTGTTCGCCCGCTTCCTTGA
- a CDS encoding PPOX class F420-dependent oxidoreductase: MRRIVRAVAVLLGLVAVVIGVWALLRPESFSTAVNFPPHEHFVHDVGAFQLGIGATLLLATIWTDALAVALAGYLVGGIAHTVTHAVDADLGGSPAQTWVVGVSALLALVALVIRLRERGWVVGEVDPASSPAWAPFNRQKTVALTTFRRDGTPVATPVSIAVAGERAYVRSFEKAWKTRRLRNNPRVTVAPSTGRGTPTGPAIEATARRLTGAEYDAASRALVRKHPMLHGVLVPAMHRLGRSRTGRTVHFELMPATPAAPSRTLPVDVEGVRR, encoded by the coding sequence ATGAGACGAATCGTTCGTGCCGTCGCCGTCCTGCTCGGCCTGGTGGCCGTCGTCATCGGGGTCTGGGCGCTGCTCCGGCCGGAATCCTTCAGCACGGCAGTCAACTTCCCGCCGCACGAACACTTCGTGCACGACGTCGGCGCCTTCCAGCTCGGCATCGGGGCCACCCTGCTGCTGGCCACGATCTGGACGGACGCGCTCGCGGTGGCCCTCGCCGGCTACCTGGTCGGCGGGATCGCCCACACGGTGACGCACGCCGTTGACGCGGACCTGGGCGGCAGCCCGGCGCAGACCTGGGTGGTCGGGGTGTCGGCGCTGCTCGCCCTCGTGGCGCTGGTGATCCGCCTCCGGGAGCGGGGGTGGGTGGTCGGCGAGGTCGACCCGGCGTCCTCGCCGGCCTGGGCGCCCTTCAACCGGCAGAAGACCGTCGCGCTGACCACGTTCCGCCGCGACGGCACCCCGGTCGCCACGCCGGTGAGCATCGCCGTCGCGGGCGAGCGGGCGTACGTACGCAGCTTCGAGAAGGCCTGGAAGACCCGGCGTCTGCGCAACAACCCCCGGGTCACCGTGGCGCCGTCGACCGGGCGCGGCACGCCGACCGGCCCGGCGATCGAGGCCACCGCCCGCCGGCTGACCGGAGCGGAGTACGACGCCGCCAGCCGGGCGCTGGTGCGCAAGCACCCGATGCTGCACGGGGTGCTCGTGCCCGCGATGCACCGGCTCGGGCGAAGCAGGACCGGTCGTACGGTCCACTTTGAACTGATGCCGGCGACGCCAGCCGCGCCTTCCCGAACGCTCCCGGTGGACGTCGAAGGGGTGCGCAGGTGA
- a CDS encoding nitroreductase/quinone reductase family protein — protein sequence MTEDTVTKAVREALEGVNEVELTVTGRKTGRQISRPVWFVQEEESMFLMPITGSDSHWYKNVRQTPMVQVAANGMALNTTATPITEPDRVHHVEAMFRDKYGPDQVEQHYPKRDVAVQLSLM from the coding sequence TTGACGGAGGACACCGTGACCAAAGCCGTCAGGGAAGCGCTTGAGGGCGTCAACGAGGTCGAGCTGACCGTGACCGGCCGGAAGACCGGACGGCAGATCTCGCGCCCCGTGTGGTTCGTGCAGGAGGAAGAGAGCATGTTCCTGATGCCGATCACCGGCTCGGACAGCCACTGGTACAAGAACGTACGGCAGACACCGATGGTGCAGGTGGCCGCGAACGGAATGGCGTTGAACACGACCGCCACACCGATCACCGAGCCGGACCGGGTCCACCACGTGGAAGCGATGTTCCGCGACAAGTACGGCCCGGATCAGGTGGAGCAGCACTACCCGAAGCGCGACGTCGCAGTTCAGCTCTCACTCATGTAA
- a CDS encoding MFS transporter yields the protein MLITSPPAARQTTRTRATAALFATAALMNAAMAAASPVSTIVAADRLGAVWGGVPNTAGIVGTGIGAIALTRTTNRWGWRAGLAFGYAAATVGGALAIAAVARSDITILSIGMLLLGLGNAGALLSRYAAAELYPVQRRGFAIGTLVWAGAVGAVGGPLLLAPVSVTASHLGWVALSGPFLFSSLASSVATAAVFCLPAGGAEPVQARGRLRDLVRTSPARSALAVMATAQVVMVAVMTAAPLDMHLHHHEVGRIGMALSAHTLGMFALSPLTGRLLDGLGARPVMLAGLLTLAIATASAVTAPHSQPVLQTAALFLLGYGWNLCFIGGSGRLASGLPAADRAQVEGAVDAAVWAAAATASLASTAVLSTGGYPLLAGLAGSLVVLPAVTLLNRK from the coding sequence GTGCTCATCACCTCGCCGCCAGCTGCCCGGCAGACCACGCGTACCCGCGCCACGGCCGCGCTCTTTGCGACCGCTGCCCTGATGAACGCCGCCATGGCAGCCGCCAGCCCGGTGAGCACGATCGTCGCCGCGGACCGGCTCGGTGCTGTCTGGGGCGGCGTTCCGAACACGGCAGGCATCGTCGGCACCGGTATCGGCGCGATCGCATTGACGCGGACGACAAACCGCTGGGGCTGGCGGGCCGGTCTCGCCTTCGGGTACGCCGCGGCGACGGTGGGCGGAGCACTCGCGATCGCCGCGGTGGCCCGCAGCGACATCACGATCTTGAGCATCGGAATGCTGCTGCTCGGGCTCGGCAACGCCGGGGCGCTGCTGTCGCGTTACGCCGCCGCCGAGCTCTACCCCGTGCAGCGGCGCGGATTCGCGATCGGCACCCTGGTCTGGGCCGGCGCCGTCGGCGCGGTCGGCGGACCGCTGCTGCTCGCGCCGGTGAGCGTCACCGCAAGCCATCTGGGCTGGGTGGCACTGTCCGGCCCGTTCCTCTTCTCGTCACTGGCGAGCTCGGTCGCCACGGCCGCGGTGTTCTGCCTGCCGGCTGGCGGGGCTGAGCCGGTTCAGGCGCGGGGCCGCCTCCGCGACCTGGTACGGACGTCGCCGGCCCGGTCGGCGTTAGCCGTCATGGCGACCGCACAGGTGGTCATGGTGGCGGTCATGACCGCGGCGCCGCTGGACATGCACCTGCACCACCATGAGGTGGGCCGGATCGGCATGGCCCTGTCCGCGCACACGCTAGGCATGTTCGCGTTGTCACCGCTGACCGGACGGCTGCTCGATGGGCTCGGCGCCCGACCCGTCATGCTCGCCGGACTGCTCACCCTCGCGATCGCGACCGCCTCAGCCGTCACCGCGCCACACAGCCAGCCCGTCCTTCAGACCGCGGCGCTGTTCCTGCTGGGCTACGGCTGGAATCTCTGCTTCATCGGCGGCAGCGGCCGGCTGGCCAGCGGCCTACCGGCGGCGGACCGGGCGCAGGTGGAAGGCGCCGTCGACGCGGCAGTGTGGGCGGCCGCGGCCACCGCGAGCCTGGCATCCACCGCCGTCCTCTCCACCGGCGGGTACCCGCTGCTCGCCGGGCTGGCGGGCTCACTCGTGGTGCTGCCAGCGGTCACGCTTCTCAACCGGAAATAG
- a CDS encoding Lrp/AsnC family transcriptional regulator, whose protein sequence is MSKPLDQTDWRIIAELQRDGRLSYNQLGRLVNMSSPAVAERVRRLEESGVIAGYQARIDPARAGLPLTAFVQLRCALGRCLLKTTAADDFPEVVEVHKLSGSSCSMLKVRVASMPHLEGLLERLGEHGEMNSHVVLSTQYEGRPVQPAKAESRRATQSSGWSR, encoded by the coding sequence ATGAGCAAACCGCTGGATCAGACGGACTGGCGCATCATCGCCGAGCTGCAGCGCGACGGACGCCTGTCCTACAACCAACTCGGGCGCCTGGTGAACATGTCATCGCCCGCGGTCGCCGAGCGGGTGCGGCGGCTCGAAGAATCCGGGGTGATCGCCGGGTACCAGGCCCGGATCGATCCGGCCCGCGCCGGCCTCCCGCTGACCGCGTTCGTTCAACTGCGGTGTGCGCTCGGCCGCTGCCTGCTCAAGACGACGGCCGCCGATGACTTTCCCGAAGTCGTGGAGGTGCACAAGTTGAGCGGCAGCTCCTGCTCGATGCTGAAGGTGCGCGTGGCGTCGATGCCGCACCTGGAAGGGCTGCTCGAACGCCTCGGCGAGCACGGCGAGATGAACTCCCACGTCGTCTTGTCGACGCAGTACGAAGGCCGGCCCGTTCAACCGGCGAAGGCCGAGTCCCGCCGGGCGACGCAGAGCTCCGGCTGGAGCCGGTAA
- a CDS encoding DNA-3-methyladenine glycosylase 2 family protein — MELDFERCYQATRSRDPRFDGWFIVGVRTTGIYCRPSCPSPVCPKPANVTFYRTAAAAQLAGLRACKRCRPDAVPGSPEWNTRADVVGRAMRLIADGVVDREGVPGLARKLAVSVRHLHRLLVEAVGAPPLALARSQRAYQARLLVETTGMPFGEVAFAAGFSSIRQFNDTLREIFGATPSQLRAAARRRDDRHPGGGLTLRLVVRQPYDPYGVVGWLAARALPGIEEYANGTYRRALRLPGGPGTVTLRPAPAHVQATFRLATVADLGAAVARCRRLLDLDADPGSYLPVLAADPALAPLTKAVPGLRLPGTVDGAETALRIVLGSHAASLVAALADPLPSPDGGLTHTFPDPAAIAAADDLALPEARASAVREMAQLLATGQLRLDEGADRVAVRRSLLAIPGLGPAQIDDLMLHALGDPDAFPAAGGELQTAARAYGLPADTAGLARHADRWRPWRGYGAHLLWRTPSTSFLQDHPQVLRRRVVGLVGDRQPP, encoded by the coding sequence ATGGAGCTCGACTTCGAGCGGTGCTACCAGGCCACCCGTAGCCGCGATCCGCGGTTCGACGGCTGGTTCATCGTCGGGGTACGCACCACCGGGATCTACTGCCGGCCGAGCTGCCCCTCGCCGGTCTGCCCGAAACCGGCAAACGTCACCTTCTACCGGACTGCGGCTGCCGCTCAACTCGCCGGACTGCGCGCCTGCAAGCGCTGCCGCCCGGACGCGGTGCCCGGATCGCCGGAGTGGAACACGCGAGCCGACGTGGTCGGCCGGGCGATGCGGCTGATCGCGGACGGCGTGGTGGACCGCGAAGGCGTGCCTGGGCTGGCCCGGAAGCTTGCGGTCAGTGTCCGGCATCTGCATCGACTGCTGGTCGAGGCGGTCGGTGCCCCGCCGCTTGCCCTGGCTCGCTCCCAGCGGGCGTACCAGGCACGGCTGCTCGTCGAGACCACCGGGATGCCGTTCGGTGAGGTCGCCTTCGCCGCTGGCTTCTCCAGCATCCGGCAGTTCAACGACACCCTCCGCGAGATCTTCGGCGCCACGCCGTCGCAGCTACGCGCGGCCGCGCGCCGGCGCGACGACCGGCACCCGGGCGGCGGCCTCACGTTGCGGCTGGTCGTCCGGCAACCGTACGACCCATACGGGGTAGTCGGATGGTTGGCGGCCCGCGCACTGCCAGGCATCGAGGAGTACGCCAACGGCACGTACCGTCGCGCCCTGCGGCTACCCGGTGGGCCCGGCACCGTGACCCTGCGCCCCGCACCCGCCCACGTGCAGGCGACGTTCCGGCTGGCCACCGTGGCCGACCTGGGCGCCGCCGTAGCCCGCTGCCGGCGCCTGCTCGACCTGGACGCCGACCCGGGCAGCTACCTTCCCGTGCTGGCCGCCGATCCGGCCCTCGCACCGCTGACCAAAGCGGTGCCCGGCCTGCGGCTACCCGGCACAGTGGACGGTGCGGAGACAGCGCTGCGCATCGTGCTCGGTTCGCACGCGGCGAGTCTGGTCGCGGCGCTCGCCGATCCGTTGCCCAGCCCCGATGGCGGGCTCACCCACACGTTTCCGGACCCTGCAGCCATCGCCGCCGCTGACGACCTCGCTCTGCCCGAGGCCCGAGCGAGCGCGGTTCGGGAGATGGCTCAGCTGCTGGCTACCGGCCAGCTGCGCTTGGACGAGGGCGCCGACCGGGTGGCGGTCCGGCGCAGCCTGCTCGCCATACCCGGTCTCGGGCCCGCCCAGATCGATGACCTCATGCTGCACGCGCTCGGCGACCCAGACGCCTTCCCCGCCGCCGGCGGCGAGCTGCAGACGGCGGCTAGGGCGTACGGGCTACCCGCCGACACAGCCGGCCTCGCGCGGCACGCCGACCGGTGGCGGCCCTGGCGCGGTTACGGGGCCCACCTGCTGTGGCGAACCCCGTCAACGTCCTTCTTGCAGGACCATCCGCAGGTACTACGAAGGCGGGTGGTCGGCCTGGTGGGAGATCGCCAACCCCCATGA
- a CDS encoding MFS transporter — MIDKSGSPLSNAAFRRVWIGATVSAAGDAASWVALVAYALGLADGSVATLAVLYTAPVAVGGLVAGWALDRYDRRWLLVGDSLLRAVVFGTVPLAAALGGLTDTHLYLVAAVYGLLKMTSLAGFPALIPVLVPPRQLMAANALESVSFGIAGLVGAVGAGIAVATVGPGYVVAVDVLSYLVFAVCLVGTRISGRPARAVSRPAAARRRRGGLGPVLRLMVREPVLRDTTIMFALFNIGEGALLVVLPERAVEFGLGAGGYGYLVAAVTGGELLAALVLLRWSWRPSLTRSVVLASLVAAVAVLAVLAPSPWMAVVGLVGLGGCAAAMTTWAQTLRMTAAPAGVHGRLFALLRTLMQATPPLGAGLAALTLRDGVAATVLAICALMAVPALLFARDLTAAGAQLAADRGVPEPDRAAIGGQA; from the coding sequence GTGATCGACAAGAGTGGGTCTCCGCTGAGCAACGCCGCGTTCCGCCGGGTGTGGATCGGGGCGACCGTGTCGGCGGCCGGGGATGCGGCGAGCTGGGTCGCGTTGGTGGCGTACGCGTTGGGTCTGGCCGATGGCAGCGTGGCGACCCTTGCCGTGCTCTACACGGCGCCCGTCGCGGTCGGTGGGCTGGTCGCCGGCTGGGCCCTTGACCGGTATGACCGCCGATGGCTGCTCGTTGGGGACAGCCTGTTGCGGGCAGTGGTGTTCGGCACGGTGCCGCTGGCGGCGGCACTGGGCGGGTTGACAGACACCCACCTTTACCTGGTCGCTGCGGTGTACGGGCTGTTGAAGATGACCAGCCTGGCCGGGTTCCCGGCGCTGATTCCGGTGCTGGTGCCGCCCAGACAGCTCATGGCGGCCAACGCCCTGGAGTCGGTGAGCTTTGGGATCGCCGGTCTGGTCGGCGCGGTGGGCGCGGGCATTGCGGTGGCCACGGTCGGACCGGGGTACGTGGTGGCTGTCGATGTACTGAGCTATCTCGTCTTCGCGGTGTGTCTGGTCGGCACGCGGATCAGCGGCAGGCCGGCGCGGGCGGTCTCCCGGCCGGCCGCAGCGCGCCGGCGTCGCGGTGGGCTTGGCCCGGTGCTGCGGCTGATGGTCCGCGAGCCGGTGCTGCGCGATACGACGATCATGTTCGCGCTGTTCAACATCGGGGAGGGTGCCCTGCTGGTGGTGCTGCCCGAGCGCGCGGTCGAGTTCGGGCTCGGTGCTGGCGGGTACGGCTACCTGGTGGCCGCAGTGACCGGCGGTGAACTGCTCGCCGCGCTGGTTCTGCTGCGCTGGTCCTGGCGGCCGTCGCTGACGAGGTCCGTGGTGTTGGCGTCGCTGGTAGCCGCGGTCGCCGTGCTCGCCGTGCTGGCGCCGTCGCCGTGGATGGCCGTCGTTGGCCTGGTCGGGTTGGGTGGCTGCGCGGCGGCGATGACCACCTGGGCGCAGACGCTGCGGATGACCGCCGCCCCGGCCGGCGTGCACGGGCGGTTGTTCGCGCTACTGCGCACGCTGATGCAGGCCACCCCGCCGCTGGGTGCCGGGTTGGCCGCACTGACCCTGCGAGACGGCGTTGCCGCCACGGTGCTGGCGATCTGCGCGCTGATGGCGGTGCCCGCCCTCCTCTTCGCCCGGGACCTGACCGCAGCGGGAGCACAACTCGCCGCCGACCGCGGTGTGCCCGAACCCGATCGGGCTGCGATCGGCGGCCAGGCATGA
- a CDS encoding RNA polymerase sigma factor, producing MGECEARRTVEAVWRMESGRVIAGLAAVVRDVGQAEELAQDALVAALEQWPRDGVPANPGAWLMTVGKRRAVDALRRRQTQDRKVAELGRDLGAEEFTPDFDAAFEERIEDDLLRLIFVACHPVLSPIARAALTLRLLGGLTTEEIARAFLTSESTVGQRITRAKQSLAAAHVPFEVPGPAERAERLASVLEVIYLIFNEGYSATAGDDWMRPALCGEALRLARVLQGLMPDEPEVHGLAALLEIQASRTAARTGPDGVPILLNDQDRGRWDQLLIRRGLAALDRAQALGGDPGPYALQAEIAGCHARARTPEETDWARIAARYAELARLVPSPVVELNRAVAVSFADGPAAGLELARALADEPALAHYHLLPSVLGDLLAKLGRHDEARVEFERAASLTGNARERALLLARAAAC from the coding sequence ATGGGGGAGTGCGAGGCGCGCCGCACCGTCGAGGCGGTGTGGCGGATGGAATCCGGGCGGGTCATCGCCGGCCTGGCCGCGGTCGTGCGCGACGTCGGGCAGGCCGAGGAGCTGGCGCAGGACGCGCTGGTCGCCGCGCTGGAGCAGTGGCCGCGCGACGGCGTACCGGCCAATCCGGGCGCGTGGCTGATGACGGTCGGCAAGCGGCGGGCGGTCGACGCCCTGCGCCGCCGGCAGACCCAGGACCGCAAGGTCGCCGAGCTCGGCCGCGACCTCGGCGCCGAGGAGTTCACGCCGGACTTCGACGCCGCGTTCGAGGAGCGGATCGAGGACGACCTGCTCCGGCTGATCTTCGTCGCCTGCCACCCGGTCCTGTCCCCGATCGCGCGCGCCGCGCTCACCCTGCGGCTGCTCGGTGGCCTGACCACCGAGGAGATCGCCCGGGCCTTCCTGACCTCCGAGTCGACGGTCGGGCAGCGGATCACCCGGGCCAAGCAGAGCCTCGCCGCCGCGCACGTGCCGTTCGAGGTGCCCGGGCCGGCCGAACGCGCCGAGCGGCTCGCCTCCGTGCTGGAGGTCATCTACCTGATCTTCAACGAGGGCTACTCGGCCACCGCCGGGGACGACTGGATGCGCCCGGCGCTCTGCGGGGAGGCGCTGCGCCTGGCCCGGGTGCTGCAGGGGCTGATGCCCGACGAGCCCGAGGTGCACGGCCTGGCCGCGCTGCTGGAGATCCAGGCCTCTCGCACCGCCGCCCGCACCGGCCCCGACGGGGTACCCATCCTCCTGAACGACCAGGACCGCGGCCGCTGGGACCAGCTGCTCATCCGCCGCGGGCTCGCCGCCCTCGACCGGGCCCAGGCGCTCGGAGGGGACCCCGGCCCGTACGCCCTCCAGGCGGAGATCGCGGGCTGTCACGCGCGGGCGCGTACCCCGGAGGAGACCGACTGGGCGCGGATCGCCGCGCGGTACGCGGAGCTGGCCCGGCTCGTGCCCTCGCCCGTGGTGGAGCTCAACCGGGCCGTCGCCGTCTCCTTCGCCGACGGCCCGGCCGCCGGCCTGGAGCTGGCGCGGGCACTGGCGGACGAGCCGGCGCTGGCGCACTACCACCTGCTGCCGAGCGTGCTCGGGGACCTGCTCGCCAAGCTCGGCCGGCACGACGAGGCCCGGGTGGAGTTCGAGCGGGCGGCCTCGCTGACCGGCAACGCCCGCGAGCGGGCGCTCCTGCTCGCCCGCGCCGCCGCCTGCTGA
- a CDS encoding DUF998 domain-containing protein, whose translation MTSTTMPRAGVTRAVSTRTLLAAGIATGPVFGVAAAGQVLLRDGYDLSRQPLSLLALGELGWIQIANFVLSGLLALAGAAGLRRALRGTAAGTWGPALVAAFGTGLIVAGVLRADPSMGWPAGAPEGSPETLS comes from the coding sequence ATGACCAGTACGACGATGCCGCGAGCCGGGGTAACCCGGGCCGTGTCGACACGGACCCTGCTGGCGGCGGGCATCGCCACCGGGCCGGTGTTCGGGGTTGCGGCGGCGGGCCAGGTGCTCCTGCGCGACGGGTACGACCTGAGCCGCCAGCCGCTGAGCCTGCTCGCCCTGGGCGAGCTGGGCTGGATCCAGATCGCCAACTTCGTACTCTCCGGGCTGCTGGCCCTCGCCGGGGCCGCCGGGCTGCGACGGGCGCTGCGGGGGACGGCGGCCGGCACGTGGGGGCCGGCGCTGGTGGCCGCCTTCGGGACCGGGCTGATCGTCGCCGGCGTGCTGCGCGCCGACCCGAGCATGGGCTGGCCCGCCGGCGCGCCGGAGGGATCGCCGGAGACGCTGAGCTGA
- a CDS encoding YciI family protein: MRFMLMHKLDEDTPGAFNPSPEFMKRMDAFIGEVSKAGVLLAAEGLHPSKVDSTRLTTAKGKTTVTDGPFTETKELIAGFALVQVRSKEEAVEWGKRFIDVFVQEGIDVEVDVRRVCEPSDFA; this comes from the coding sequence ATGCGGTTCATGCTCATGCACAAGCTGGACGAGGACACTCCCGGCGCCTTCAACCCGAGCCCGGAGTTCATGAAGCGGATGGACGCCTTCATCGGGGAGGTGTCGAAGGCCGGCGTGCTGCTCGCCGCCGAAGGGCTGCATCCCAGCAAGGTCGACTCCACCCGGCTCACCACTGCCAAGGGGAAGACCACGGTCACCGACGGGCCGTTCACCGAGACCAAGGAACTCATCGCCGGCTTCGCGCTGGTGCAGGTGCGGTCGAAGGAGGAGGCGGTGGAGTGGGGTAAGCGGTTCATCGACGTCTTCGTGCAGGAGGGGATCGACGTCGAGGTGGACGTGCGGCGGGTCTGCGAGCCGTCCGACTTCGCCTGA
- a CDS encoding sterol desaturase family protein: MDAVLDWAWRLDVGQVVGLALLENVILFLIAVGVGNAMLRLPTVVRLLPDPGRISRLQVWLAGGAILMNSMVTVAGWGLWKAGTIHLNPDAGVRALIDFVLLLLLMDLLMYGGHAVAHRPRLFPLAHALHHRFVDARPATLYALHPLEILGFGGLWLAALAIHAFSVWAILAYTAVNLIFGIFGHLGVEVLPPAARRSRMFRWIATPTLHAGHHVEPAVNLGFYTSIWDRLFGTLATDYDQRRLSTDPEPYALVA; this comes from the coding sequence ATGGATGCCGTCCTCGACTGGGCGTGGCGACTCGACGTCGGCCAGGTGGTCGGGCTGGCTCTGCTGGAGAACGTCATCCTCTTCCTGATCGCCGTCGGTGTCGGCAACGCGATGCTGCGGCTGCCGACGGTCGTACGGCTGCTGCCCGACCCTGGCCGGATCAGCCGGCTGCAGGTCTGGCTCGCCGGCGGGGCGATCCTGATGAACTCGATGGTCACGGTCGCCGGCTGGGGACTGTGGAAGGCCGGCACGATTCACCTGAACCCGGATGCCGGCGTCCGCGCCCTGATCGACTTCGTCCTGCTGCTCCTGCTGATGGACCTCCTGATGTACGGCGGGCACGCGGTCGCGCACCGGCCCCGGCTCTTCCCGCTCGCCCACGCGCTGCACCACCGGTTCGTTGACGCCCGCCCCGCCACGCTGTACGCGCTCCACCCGCTGGAGATCCTCGGATTCGGCGGGCTCTGGCTGGCCGCGCTCGCGATACACGCATTCTCGGTCTGGGCGATCCTCGCCTACACCGCGGTGAATCTCATCTTCGGAATCTTCGGGCACCTGGGCGTGGAGGTGCTCCCGCCGGCGGCCCGGCGCAGCCGGATGTTCCGCTGGATCGCCACCCCGACGCTGCACGCGGGGCACCACGTCGAGCCGGCGGTCAACCTCGGCTTCTACACGTCGATCTGGGACCGGCTCTTCGGCACGCTCGCCACCGACTACGACCAGCGCCGCTTGTCAACCGACCCCGAGCCGTACGCCCTGGTGGCCTGA
- a CDS encoding helix-turn-helix transcriptional regulator, with amino-acid sequence MPPLLLDDEEAVAVAVGLCTAAGGTIAGIEETSTRALAKLEQVLPARLRHRVNALQAYTEPVPADRPGPTVDPRVLTVLAAACRDQERLRFDYRGHDGSASVRAVEPHRLVSWGRRWYLVAWDVDRDDWRTFRVDRITPRTPTGPRFPHREPPEGGAAAYVARGVSAAAWRYQARVVVHAPAEVVTERINPAVGVVEAVDEGTCVLDTGADSVHTLAVYLGMLDLDFEVTDPPELVAHLRTLTTRYARAVQVPTG; translated from the coding sequence ATGCCACCGCTGCTACTCGACGACGAGGAGGCGGTGGCCGTCGCGGTCGGGCTGTGCACGGCCGCCGGCGGCACGATCGCCGGCATCGAGGAAACCTCGACACGGGCGCTCGCCAAGCTGGAACAGGTGCTCCCGGCGCGCCTGCGGCACCGGGTCAACGCGCTGCAGGCGTACACGGAGCCGGTGCCCGCGGATCGGCCCGGGCCGACCGTCGACCCGCGGGTGTTGACCGTGCTCGCCGCCGCCTGCCGGGATCAGGAACGCCTGCGGTTCGACTACCGCGGGCACGACGGCTCGGCCAGCGTGCGGGCGGTCGAACCGCACCGGCTGGTCTCCTGGGGGCGGCGCTGGTACCTCGTCGCCTGGGACGTCGACCGCGACGACTGGCGCACCTTCCGGGTCGACCGGATCACCCCGCGCACCCCGACCGGCCCGCGCTTCCCGCACCGCGAGCCGCCGGAGGGCGGTGCGGCCGCATATGTGGCCCGCGGCGTCTCGGCCGCGGCGTGGCGCTACCAGGCCCGGGTCGTGGTGCACGCCCCGGCGGAGGTGGTGACCGAGCGGATCAACCCGGCGGTGGGCGTGGTGGAGGCCGTCGACGAGGGCACCTGCGTGCTCGACACGGGCGCGGACAGTGTGCACACGCTCGCCGTCTACCTGGGCATGCTCGACCTGGACTTCGAGGTCACCGACCCGCCCGAGCTGGTCGCCCACCTGCGGACCCTGACCACCCGCTACGCCCGTGCGGTGCAGGTGCCGACCGGATGA